In the genome of Candidatus Yanofskybacteria bacterium, one region contains:
- a CDS encoding TatD family hydrolase: MTITDSHCHPQFSQYDQDRKEVIKRALDAGIQMICVGTDLETSRKGIELAAEYDGIWATVGLHPNDNLNESFDEKAYEELLKMSKVVAMGEIGLDYYRTENPEDQKLQKERFIKQLELADKLKKPIILHCRDSKAGSTGRAYPQMIDILRNGYAKNGGVVHSYTGSLDDAKQFLNLGLCLGFNGIVTFAKQYDGVVKYASPDMILLETDAPYLTPEPYRGQRNEPAYIIEVAKKIAQLRGDKLENIETQTSENIRRLFFI; encoded by the coding sequence ATGACGATAACAGATTCACATTGCCATCCGCAGTTTTCTCAATACGACCAAGACCGAAAGGAAGTTATCAAGCGCGCGTTGGATGCTGGAATCCAAATGATTTGCGTTGGGACGGATCTTGAAACATCACGAAAAGGAATTGAACTGGCGGCAGAATATGACGGTATTTGGGCGACAGTTGGTTTGCACCCGAATGATAATTTAAATGAAAGTTTTGACGAAAAAGCGTATGAAGAGTTATTAAAAATGTCCAAGGTTGTAGCGATGGGCGAGATCGGGCTGGATTATTACAGAACCGAAAATCCTGAAGATCAAAAGTTGCAAAAAGAAAGATTTATAAAGCAGTTAGAACTTGCCGATAAATTAAAAAAGCCGATTATTTTGCACTGCCGTGATTCCAAAGCTGGCAGTACGGGCAGAGCATATCCGCAGATGATCGATATTCTAAGGAATGGTTATGCCAAAAATGGGGGAGTGGTGCATTCCTATACGGGTAGTCTGGATGATGCGAAACAGTTTTTGAATTTGGGCTTGTGTCTTGGTTTCAACGGTATAGTTACGTTCGCTAAACAGTATGATGGGGTGGTAAAGTACGCATCGCCAGATATGATATTGTTGGAAACTGATGCGCCGTATCTGACCCCGGAACCATATCGTGGCCAGCGCAACGAGCCGGCATACATAATCGAAGTTGCTAAAAAAATCGCCCAATTGAGGGGCGATAAGCTAGAAAATATTGAAACACAGACCAGCGAGAATATCAGAAGATTATTTTTTATCTAG